Proteins from a single region of Candidatus Saccharibacteria bacterium:
- the gap gene encoding type I glyceraldehyde-3-phosphate dehydrogenase, with amino-acid sequence MSQVTIAINGFGRIGRNAFKIAYERSDVKIVAINDLTDTKTLAHLLKHDSSYGTYQHDVGYDDTGITVNGEHIAVLAEKDPAKLPWASMAVDVVIESTGRFTEPAQARMHIDQAGAKRVVISAPAKGEGSDAIVLGVNEDAIGQEGASDVISNASCTTNCIAPVMAVLESHFGIEKAMMTTVHSYTADQQLQDAPHKDLRRARAAAENIVPTSTGASAAAGLVLPAVAGIFGGLSLRVPTPVVSLSDFVVVTKRDVTVEEVNAAFKKAADQPFYQGILEVTEEELVSSDFKGNSHSAIVDLPLTNVVGGNLVKVVAWYDNEWGYSNRLVELVADAGRAIHK; translated from the coding sequence ATGAGTCAGGTTACTATCGCGATTAACGGGTTCGGCCGTATTGGGCGCAACGCCTTTAAAATTGCCTATGAACGAAGCGACGTCAAGATTGTCGCAATAAACGATCTTACCGACACGAAAACGTTGGCGCATCTTTTAAAGCACGACTCGTCGTATGGAACATACCAGCATGATGTTGGCTACGATGACACAGGGATTACCGTTAATGGCGAGCATATTGCGGTATTAGCCGAAAAAGATCCAGCAAAACTGCCGTGGGCAAGTATGGCAGTAGATGTTGTTATAGAGAGTACCGGTAGATTTACCGAACCGGCACAGGCGCGCATGCATATTGACCAAGCGGGCGCGAAACGTGTCGTTATTAGCGCCCCTGCAAAGGGTGAAGGATCGGATGCTATTGTACTTGGTGTTAACGAGGATGCGATTGGTCAAGAAGGCGCAAGCGATGTTATTAGCAATGCAAGCTGTACGACCAACTGTATTGCGCCAGTAATGGCAGTGCTTGAAAGCCATTTTGGTATCGAAAAAGCCATGATGACGACGGTGCATAGCTACACGGCCGACCAGCAGCTGCAAGACGCGCCACATAAAGACCTCCGCCGAGCGCGTGCTGCTGCCGAAAATATTGTACCAACAAGTACGGGTGCCAGTGCCGCAGCTGGGTTGGTTTTGCCAGCAGTTGCAGGAATATTTGGGGGGCTTAGTCTTCGTGTTCCGACGCCTGTCGTAAGTCTTAGTGATTTTGTCGTTGTGACAAAACGTGATGTTACGGTAGAAGAAGTAAACGCGGCGTTTAAAAAAGCAGCCGACCAGCCATTTTATCAGGGTATTCTTGAGGTCACCGAAGAAGAGCTGGTAAGTAGCGACTTTAAGGGCAATAGCCATAGTGCAATCGTTGACCTTCCGCTTACGAACGTTGTTGGTGGAAACCTTGTTAAGGTAGTGGCTTGGTACGACAACGAGTGGGGTTATAGCAACCGTCTGGTTGAGCTTGTTGCCGACGCTGGTCGCGCAATTCATAAATAA